The region ATAGCCGAGCGAGGTGAGTTCCTCTTCGGCCTTGGCCGCCATCTGGTCGAGGCCTTCATCGGGACCGATCTTGCCGGTCAGGATGTCGTAGAAGATCGGCGCTGTGGCTTCACGCACCTGCGCATGGAAGGGGTAGGGAGGAGCGCCGGCGAAGAGTTTGCCCTCGTCCTTCAGCATCGTGTAGAAGCCGCCGAGCTTGGTATCCATCTCCTTCACCTTAGGATCGTCGAACGTCGCCTTGTTGGTGATGCGCGGGGCGGCGATGGCCCAATCGGGCTGCACCTCGTTCTGACCGATGAATTCGAGAAACAGCAGCGATGCTTCCTTGTTCTTCGACGTGACCGGCACGCCGAAGGCGCCGCCGTCATAATAGCCGATATAGCCCTTTCCGGCTTTCGCAGCGTCCAGCACGCCCGGCTCCAGCGGCGGCAGTGCGAACCCGACCTTTCCCACAACCTTCGACTGCGCAGGGTCGCTGGCGATCCACGCGGCGTTCTCACCATAGATCAGCCCTTGGGCGACGCGGCCCGCGGCGAAGGTCGTTGCGGTTTCCGTCCAGGTTGACTGCGTCGATTCCGGCGGAGCGATGTCGCGCAGGTGCAGCCAATATTTCAGCGCGGCCTTCGCCTTGTCGCCGTTCATCGAACCGCCGTGTTCGACCGTCGCCGCATAATTGTTCTTGGCGTCGATGCCCCAATTGTAGACGCCGAATGTCGGCACGATGGACTCGAAGAATTCATACCAGGACGCCGGATGGCCGGTATGGGCCTGAGCGGTCGTGCCCCAGAGCTCCATGCCGTTGTCCTTGCCGTACTTGGTGAAGAATTCGGCGATCTGCGTATATTCTTCGTGGGTGGTCGCCGGCTTCAGGTCCTTGCCGGTTTCCGTCTTGAATGCCTCCTTGATCTTCGGATCGTCGAAGAGGTCCTTGCGATAGAGATAGGTCTTCAGGAAGGCTTCCATCGGCGTGCCGAAGAGATCGCCGCTGGCATCCTTGAAGTAGTCGGCAAAGCTGGTGAAGTTCGCGTCGTCATAGGTCGGCGCCTTCAGATCCGGCTGGTCCTTCAGCGTCTTGGTGATGTCGACGAGGAAATTCCTGGCGAGATAGGAGTAGATGATGTCCTGCTCGATATAGACCATGTCATAGATGCCGGTCTTGGCTTCCATGTCCTTGATCGCCTTGTCGTACATCTGATCCCAGGACGTCGTCTCGATTTCGACCTTGATGCCCGTCTTCTTTTCGAATTCCGGCGCGAGCACGTTCTTGATGTAATTCGACGGCGGCGTGCTTTCGGTGACGCCGTGCAGGGTCACGCCCTTGTATTTGGCGCCG is a window of Rhizobium sp. N324 DNA encoding:
- a CDS encoding extracellular solute-binding protein, with amino-acid sequence MHYALKASALALTLGLATTASPARADFWSDAGAKYKGVTLHGVTESTPPSNYIKNVLAPEFEKKTGIKVEIETTSWDQMYDKAIKDMEAKTGIYDMVYIEQDIIYSYLARNFLVDITKTLKDQPDLKAPTYDDANFTSFADYFKDASGDLFGTPMEAFLKTYLYRKDLFDDPKIKEAFKTETGKDLKPATTHEEYTQIAEFFTKYGKDNGMELWGTTAQAHTGHPASWYEFFESIVPTFGVYNWGIDAKNNYAATVEHGGSMNGDKAKAALKYWLHLRDIAPPESTQSTWTETATTFAAGRVAQGLIYGENAAWIASDPAQSKVVGKVGFALPPLEPGVLDAAKAGKGYIGYYDGGAFGVPVTSKNKEASLLFLEFIGQNEVQPDWAIAAPRITNKATFDDPKVKEMDTKLGGFYTMLKDEGKLFAGAPPYPFHAQVREATAPIFYDILTGKIGPDEGLDQMAAKAEEELTSLGYRK